DNA sequence from the Verrucomicrobiota bacterium genome:
CATTCATGCGCAAGTTCGGCGTGTCGCGGCTGACCTTTCGCGAACTGGCCCTGAACGGGCTGCTGCCGGGCGTCACCAAGGCCAGTTGGTAACTCGCGAGATCCAAACCTCGAACCCGAAACGCAGAATCCGACTCCCAGAACCCGAAACGACGTATGATGAGCGACCCCATTGCAGACATGCTCACGAGGATCCGGAATGGAAGCATGGCCTTGTTGCCGGCGGTGACAATGCCGCACTCGCGAATCAAGGAGGGCATCGCGCGGTTGCTCTGCGCAGAGGGCTACGTGGGCGAGGTGGCCGTGGAGGGCGAGGTCAAGCGCAAGCTCACGGTGAAGCTGAAATACGAGGGGCGCAAAGGCATCATCGGCGGCCTGCGCCGGGCGAGCCGTCCCGGGCGCCGGGTTTACGTGGCGTCGGGCGAAATCCCGAGAGTGTTGAACGGGATGGGCGTCTCGATCGTGTCCACGTCGCGCGGGGTCATGACCGGGTCGGAGGCGCGCCGACAAGGTGTGGGCGGCGAGCTGCTTTGCACCGTCTGGTAGGCCGGACCTTTGAACATTGAATTCGTAATTCTCAATCCGTAACTCGAAACTCACATGTCACGCATCGGCAAACAACCCATCGTCATCCCGGCGAAGGTCAAGGTGGAGGTCGCCGGGGACTCGGTTCAGGTGGAGGGTCCCAAGGGCCGGCTGCAGTTCAAGCTGCCGCCGCACACGCGGCTCGGCGTGGCGGAGGGACGGGTGGTCGTGTCGCGCGACGGCGATGAAGCCGAGGCGC
Encoded proteins:
- the rpsH gene encoding 30S ribosomal protein S8, with amino-acid sequence MMSDPIADMLTRIRNGSMALLPAVTMPHSRIKEGIARLLCAEGYVGEVAVEGEVKRKLTVKLKYEGRKGIIGGLRRASRPGRRVYVASGEIPRVLNGMGVSIVSTSRGVMTGSEARRQGVGGELLCTVW